The following is a genomic window from Triplophysa dalaica isolate WHDGS20190420 chromosome 22, ASM1584641v1, whole genome shotgun sequence.
TTCACATGGCAGCACTCGGAAGGCAGTATTCCACTGTTAGGGGCAAACTGTGAACTTAAATTGCACTCCTCAAGTTCACATTCTAAGCGCTGGTTCCGGTCCCAGGTATTTTTGATCACATGAATGGGTGTTGCCTGGCTGTGAAAAGCTTTCTGAACTGCAAAAATACCGATGTTACAGTCAATGCACTGAGACTGAAAGTGCTTTTCAATATCAGTGTGATGCCTTGCAATGTGAACTCTTAGATTTTTCGCCAGCAATGTTAAATCGCATTGGCTGCAAGTGACAGTCCTTTTTGTAGAGTGTTTTGGGAGGAGAGCGGGAGACAGAGGCTGCAGGACAGTGTGCGACTCAGGCTGCAGAGTATCTGGTATCTGAGAGAGCTGGGCGGCGGGTTTCTCGGGCTCCTGGATGGTGGGCATCTGAGGCTGTGGGCCAGCGGGCATCCCTGGTATCTGAGGCTGAAGGAAGGGTGTTCCAGGCTGCAGGGCGGCGGGGGTCCCAGGCTGCAGGGCGGCGGGGGTCCCAGGCTGCAGGGCGGCGGGGGTCCCAGGCTGCAGGGCGGCGGGGGTCCCAGGCTGCAGGGCGGTGGGGGTCCCAGGCTGCAGAGGGACGGGCGTCTGAGGCTGCAGGACGACGGGCGTCTGATATTGCAGGATAACAGGATGCTGTGGCTGCAGGGTGAAAGGCGTCTCAGTCTGATTTGGTGAAGACTTTATAGAATGGTTGGCGATGTGCATCAGCAACTGTGCCCGACGTATCACTGTCTCTGAACAATAGCAGCAGTGAAAGTGGGATTTTTGCCGACagtttaaattgcattttacgATTGTGAAATCTGAAAAGATCAACAAATGTTCAATGcattattttacaaattcagaaataataaaaggagTAGCATACATAGTGCATTATTTGCTATGTCtaataaacagataaaaacaaaattgttaaaCTTACCTAGGTGTGTCACTGCCAACTGTAAGTGATTTTTAATATGATAATGCACCATCGGTGGCATGCTGGTGTACTTGCAGAATGGGCACTTACTAGTGGGTTCTTTTAACAAGTTCTCACACTTCCCCTTGGTTAACACAGTTATATGCATTTTTGCACGGTGCAACGTAacaattcattataaaattaaCAGGACATAAAAGAAAGAAACGAAAGggtaagattaaaaaataaaaacactaataacacaaaataacgTTACCTTAAAAAAGAAACGATGAAATGTTCAAGGCTAGCAATGCCaagaaagagaaacaagaaGCCTACAGAAATCAGGGTTTATTCTGTCTCTTAAATCGAGCGATGGCGAGGTTTTGAGAGAGCGAGTTAATTTTTTATTACGTCACatcatttgaaaaatataacTTATAATACGCAAAAACTTGCCAGCTCGTATTCTTAACATGTTACGATAAACAGCGGAAATGGCGACATGCTGACGCCTCGACGTCATTACCACGTGTAAACCAATGAGACGGGGCATGGGCAGAACAACGCATGTGAGCCCCACCCCAAATATGGCCCCGCCTGCTAACCAATGAGACAAGATAGAGGCGGAGCGACACGTATAGTTCCGCCCCACTCTGCAGGCTGCTGGACCTTATTTTACTCTAAGACCCAGAGGCGTGTCTTTACAAAGCATGGTATGCACCAGACCATAATGACAGTGTGAAAAATATCACTTACTTCTTTATTACAGCCAGATACGGAACTCACAGACACTTTCACAAACACTTAACCGACGCAATGAGAGaactacattttaaagacaACTTTTGGGTAAGATTTATTGTATTACTTGGCAATGCTTAGAAAATATAGAGCTGAacgtgtgttttattgtttattcatataataaaaatcataaacaatttgtttgatctttatttcttttatgttcttttgTCACATTTCGAAACGGCGTTAAGTTCCTTTAAAGGAAACTACCAACATATCAGACGCGTAACACAAACAGCACTCAAACCGACAAACCAACTgttgtgtatttaataaactAACTTTAAATAGATCTCTAAACACGTGTTTAATGTGCCAGAATTTACTGTTGACAATATTTCTGTGAATGTTGAACTTTAACAGCTTGTTTGGCATAAGACGCAAGTTAGGTTTGTTTTCTTAGCTTTAATTTTGGGACAAGTTTCATGTTGACTGTGGCTTTGGATATGATGCCATGTCTGCTCCTCAGACCTATCAATTGCAGATTCTGTGATTGGCTCCCACATAATGACAGTAAACAGTCCAAAGCACCGGCTGAAGAGTTGCACATTCAGAAAAACTTCAGCTTTTGAAACAGCTGCATCTATGTCATGTGTTTAGTCTGGGAATACAATAATAAGATTGTCTTTGCAGAATGTTGATATTACCAGCACAGCAGGATACGACAGCATTATCCAGCACCTAAATGATGGAAAAAGGACGTGCAAAGAAATCGAGGACTTTATGAAAGCCAGGTGAGATGTTGTTCAGTTAAATTGTACTCAGACTACAAGTACTACAGTAGTAGTTCACAATGCCAGTTTTTTCACACCTTAACGTTTATGTCCTCGCAGATATAATGACAACATTAATAGCAACTGCATTTTGATATGATTGCTTGCAAGTCGCAGGAAGTCAActaaaaaactgtcaaaacagCAGATTCAATGTTGTATCagtgttgaaaataaacaatttaacatTAATCCAAGTTATCAGAACAGTTATCTTTGCAACTGTATATGGGTGAGCAGAAAGATGTTTGTTGCaatatttcctgtttttcatGTGAAAATGATTTGTCGGTTTGTAAGGTTTCTCATACTTCATTCTTTAATGTAACAAGCTGCATGTGACAGTTTATTGACTACCACTGgtgttaaacatttaaaacatgcacatgCTGCACTAGTGCGTGATATTGCtgtatttctttaatgtttgtctttgtaatcttttctgaaaaaaacttGCTTGATTTGAGAATATGaatacatatacataaaaaattcgCTTTTAGCATTCCATTAAACATTAAGGGTTGTTTTCCCAGACAAGGCTGAAGCCTAGTCCCAGACAAACTTTGtgtcttaataaaaaataacttgaattaagatgtcttaaaatatatcagtgcattTTTTTGTCTCAAAGTGCACCCCCTAGGAATGTTtcttttgtaaagtatgttttttaaattgacttaaacATCCAAATTTAACTAAGGGATTGTCCTGGCTTCAGCTAAACCTTGTCCAGGAAACCGCCCCTAAATGTTCATCTGACTATATGACTTTCAGAGCATCTATAGAGGAGAAATATGCCAAGGAGCTCCTGGGTTTGTCCAAGAAAGTGTGTGGACATAGTGAAATGAAGTAAGTATTAACCAAATTCCTTTTAAATGTCCATACATGCAGGAGTagttatttaaaggggtcacatggcacgaatacgtgtttttctgtgtctttgttgtgttataagtttCCTGTGCATGTGTTAGATACGTAAAATCGCAAAAaggaaagtgtcggaacaaaacatgcattctatctaaaagcaattACTCACCCAGACCTCCCTGAAACGTATTAAGAATAGGATGGGACTTTAGTTTCTTGACTGaaatttacataaacatttagtcatttagcagacgcctttatccaaacctttaacctgttgagagaaagagagagggttagtgttttttcatttgtctgttaagtattcacagaagagatgtgttttaagtagttttttgaatgttgtgagagactTGGTTGACCAaaccgagttaggaagaatgttccaccaggaagttGTAAAGGAGAATGAGCGAGAAatcgatttactgcccttatgagaaggcaatacaagacgccacTGGTTTGCTGAACACAGAAACCTTGATGGGTGTAGGATGGTGTCAAAGTATGCTGGTACAGATcaagtgatagtcctgtagcattagtgacttgaatctgatactgGCTTCGACCAGTAGCCAgtagagagagatgaaaaggggtgtcaaatgagcccttttgggctgttggaagacaagACATGGTGCTGTGTTCttaaccagctggagtggtttgatagcctttggaggaagaccagcaaggaaagcattgcaatagtccaacCTTGAAATTACCAGGgactggacaaggagttgtgccgcatgctcaatAGCTGCCCCGAGCAGATGCAAACATGGCCACATAATGCCCTGGCAGCCCAAGGGGGATAACAAAGGCTACATAACATAACACCTAGTGATCACATTGTCATATTTAGcatatgttaatattatatGTGTCTTTaaattttgggttgtttttaatccatggttgggtaaaatatggagaGCACCAGCTGTTGGTTTATAAATTAACCTATAGGTCTATTGTTTCAATGcaaaatgttgaataatttcaacccatggttgggtaacAGCAACCCACTAGAGGTTAAATTATACCGCAGCGATTgattttgtccatattttaccaaACCAGTGAGACGATATACCATATTGTTGTTCTGTTCTTAGAGGTTTTAAGAGAATTGAATATTAATAGTATTGACATATGAGGTCATTTCACACTTGCCAAAAACAGATCTGTACCAAGAATACTGCAGACAGTCTTTGCACTTGTCACATATTTCTAGTTGGTTTGTGGTTATTTGCTTGTTCTCTCATAAAAGAACTGATGACTTGTGTCAGCAATTTGACGATAATAACTCACATAAAAACCGGGAAGTCAGTtaatcaacaatgttttgtttcttttagcaCCCTGAAACGATCGCTCGACGTTTTCAAATTACGTAAGTAATGAGTTTGAGCATTTCAAGTTTGTCGTTGGTTATCACCTCATTTACGTTTTAAATGCATGTCTTTgcagaaacagaaaatgtgaGTTTGTCTCATCTCCATTTGGCCCAAACCATGAGAGAAGAAGCCAAAAAGTTAGAAGATTTCAGAGAGAAACAAAAGGATACCCGAAAGAAGGTAAGCGCACAGCTAGCATTTCACTCAACGATTTctacaaaacaataataataaaaaagtgtcttttttcAGGTAGAGCAACAAATGGATGCTCTTCACAAGCAGAAGGTGGCCCAATACAAAAAAACCGCTGAAGTAAGTATTCAAATTGGTAAAAGAGTGCATTGGTACATTATACCCTTTGGGGGAAGTATATATGTTCTGAAGCAGTGCCATGAGGGAAGTGAATAAGAGCACCTGATTTTAGATCTGCTAAATGGGAAGTGATCAGTGTTAAACGGCTTTGTTCATTAAAATAGAAGCTTCTCATTCAAACGTAAGAAACAGTTTTGAAAGCAACGGTTTCGGGTTGATAGGCTAAccatgaatttaaatgaatacttGAAACTTGAAGAGTGAtcttgttgaattttgttgatACTTTGTACTGCTGTATGATGCAGTTTTGTAGTGTTTCTGTACTGTTAATTTGAGTTCAGGACTGATACATTAACTCATGATGACTTAAATCATTGGAGACCCCTATTTATTCTTTTACACAACCTTTCAGGtggtaaaataatataaatagatCAATAATAAAATCATCAAGTTATAAAATAGTGGAAAATGGAAGAAGAGGAGTTATGTAGTGCCTAAAAAGGTTAAAGAAAAACAGGTAGTTTTTGGCTAGATTAAAGTTCTGTcccctttttttaaactttttagaCTTGATTTATAAACTTGTTatatttgactttatatttatataatgtctTTTAAGACATTTACTTCTACTTAATACTACTTAAGTCTTCAAGCTGAACATAAATGTACATTCACTCCAAACATTGTCCAAACATTTGCAATGTACATTTATGACACATAcacaatgtttgttgtttactgataaatgtttattattaaatctCAAAACGTtataatgtgatattttaaaTTGGTGCGTTTTATAGGCGAAGAAGACATATGAGCAAAAGTGTCGAGATAAAGAGGAAGCAGAACAGAACATGAACAGAAACGCCACCACCAGCAGTTCCAAGCAACAGGAGAAGGTGCACATATCAAACTTCAACAGTGTGACTTGTGTTTTTGCCAGTGTGACCGTTACAAGAATCTTGCTTTCATTTGCGTTTTCTCTGATATACACATTCAGTTGGCAAGAAGGCCCCACCCATTCGTTACCATAGTACTCATCTTTTTTTATGGGGAAAATATACcaagtttttattgtgttaaaaaagaaagaataggAAAATGCAACAATCAATCCATAAGACTTAATTACTTGCAGAAATATGCATATCGAAATGCAAATTTCACTGTATTTTCCCCTCTGAAATGAATGAGTAACTATACtgatttttcttgtttgcctTCACGCCCCCAGTGCTTTACTATATCCACATTGCAGTATACTTTGTTCTTTTCCTGGCTTTATGCATCTGCATTTTAGCTTTTTAAAAGACGATTATTAAGGTTTGACctagatgttttttaaagattttttttacagcaaaacaAATCATTCAGGCCACTATAATATGTCTGTGTTACTGCCAGAGCATGTACAGTACTATGAATCATTGTAAAACATGTCGGCAATGTTGCATTTGTGATAGCCTGAGGACAAGACTATTGAGCTGTTGAAAGACTAAAAACCTTTGCAATGAGTCAACCATCAGTCTTTATTTGTTCAGAGGGCTAAAATAGGGAGCTGGAAACGTTGCTCTATTTAGAACATGGCCAATAGTGACAGTGCCTTTACATTCTGATGTTAAACGGTAGATGTGAATGACTGTACATTAATGTTGCGCTGTAATATTGTCACTCTCTCATACTTTCAGCTGTATGCCAAAACACAACAAGCCAAGCAGGCCGCAGAGGAAACAGGTATAAATATTCCCAGACAACTAAAACAATGTGTAATGTACACACAAAGTTAGGAATGGATACATATTCACAACATATATGATTTTGCCTTTTTCTAAAATTAAGAatttaatacattattatacataatcacacatacagtaacatTGAGATCaaccttttttgtttgtttaaataatagACCGAATATACAGTCATAATGTGTCTACGTTGGGGAAGATAAGAGAGGAATGGTTGAACGAGCATGTCAAAGCATGCGAGGTAAGCAAGCCCCAGCCTTCAACACACGTCCCAACACTGATATCACAAAAAAAGTAGAGCGATGATAAACACGGCACGCTCGTGTCAAATCATGTTTAGTTTGTTACTTCCTGCAAGCTCTTTTAAAACTGATATTAACTCATTAGAGTTCAAACAGAAATCCCAAGACTCCTATTTTATTATTCCACATAAATGCctaaactgtaaaaaagtataaaaaatccTGCATGTACAAAATGGCTAATGTTGAATAATAATCATGTTTTGTCTGAAATTGCAGTTAAGTAAACCGATTTGACCAAATAATTGGAATCTGAACGTATAATCagtattataaaaattaaatataaataaagtctATAATATGAAGCAGGTCATCTTTATGAGACCACACCTCTGTACCACTTGTATGTGCGAATGaaagtttttctgttttctcaGTTCTTTGAAAAGCAGGAATTAGAGAGGATCAACAGCTTGAGGAATGTAGTGTGGGTTCATCTCAACCATCTCTCTCAGCAGTGTGTTACCAGCGATGAGGTAACGTTAACTCTGAAGAATCATTTACGTATAGGAACACCATATCTAACTTTACAGCGCTCATTTGACTGTGTGTGCTTATCTGACACAGCTCTATGAGGAAGTGAGAAAGTCACTGGAACAGTGTAACATTCAAGAAGACATGGAGCATTTTATTAACCTCAGAAGAACCGGCGACAAACCACCAGGTAGTGTGGCATGAACCTATCACAACCGCTCATTgcaataaatgtgtgttttgttagaGGGTGTATGTCGAGCATCCCTTTACCAGAACAGAAAGCCGGTGTCGTTATATCCGCTTGTTAGAAAAATTGTTAACAGTGCTATGAACGAACAGGATTTTTAAGATAATCCGATGACCTATCATAGGGGCGTACTGGTACGGTGAAATACATGATACTGGGATTACGATTACGATAGTAtcacaatattaataaaaataataaacgaaatttaaaaataataattcaacgTTTCAGAATGCCGAAAGCAGTGCGGCTCATGTTTTCCACACGGTTAGACTTTCTTTgtgcaggtttgaaacgacacgAGGGTCAGAACATGACAatagaattttcatgttttttggtGCGCAGcttctttaaatcagttttttCAATGGTCTGTC
Proteins encoded in this region:
- the pstpip2 gene encoding proline-serine-threonine phosphatase-interacting protein 2, which translates into the protein MRELHFKDNFWNVDITSTAGYDSIIQHLNDGKRTCKEIEDFMKARASIEEKYAKELLGLSKKVCGHSEMNTLKRSLDVFKLQTENVSLSHLHLAQTMREEAKKLEDFREKQKDTRKKVEQQMDALHKQKVAQYKKTAEAKKTYEQKCRDKEEAEQNMNRNATTSSSKQQEKLYAKTQQAKQAAEETDRIYSHNVSTLGKIREEWLNEHVKACEFFEKQELERINSLRNVVWVHLNHLSQQCVTSDELYEEVRKSLEQCNIQEDMEHFINLRRTGDKPPAPIAYENFYNNQRTAPIRVASTAIRRAGLPPPPTGGDDPLYSSVEPGYSLIRY
- the LOC130412248 gene encoding uncharacterized protein LOC130412248 isoform X2; translated protein: MPPMVHYHIKNHLQLAVTHLDFTIVKCNLNCRQKSHFHCCYCSETVIRRAQLLMHIANHSIKSSPNQTETPFTLQPQHPVILQYQTPVVLQPQTPVPLQPGTPTALQPGTPAALQPGTPAALQPGTPAALQPGTPAALQPGTPFLQPQIPGMPAGPQPQMPTIQEPEKPAAQLSQIPDTLQPESHTVLQPLSPALLPKHSTKRTVTCSQCDLTLLAKNLRVHIARHHTDIEKHFQSQCIDCNIGIFAVQKAFHSQATPIHVIKNTWDRNQRLECELEECNLSSQFAPNSGILPSECCHVKSLSFCPEVDHPNVTVTENSLSQLVQQECFGEARKAQLLLLQQQANTADTPLSVHVTVGGPSSKYFISVFEPEKSYYSRMGRVMVAFEKNKSSWYCPCAKPRQSCIHKDTAKWHLFQMLPELFKNILSSE
- the LOC130412248 gene encoding uncharacterized protein LOC130412248 isoform X1, translated to MHITVLTKGKCENLLKEPTSKCPFCKYTSMPPMVHYHIKNHLQLAVTHLDFTIVKCNLNCRQKSHFHCCYCSETVIRRAQLLMHIANHSIKSSPNQTETPFTLQPQHPVILQYQTPVVLQPQTPVPLQPGTPTALQPGTPAALQPGTPAALQPGTPAALQPGTPAALQPGTPFLQPQIPGMPAGPQPQMPTIQEPEKPAAQLSQIPDTLQPESHTVLQPLSPALLPKHSTKRTVTCSQCDLTLLAKNLRVHIARHHTDIEKHFQSQCIDCNIGIFAVQKAFHSQATPIHVIKNTWDRNQRLECELEECNLSSQFAPNSGILPSECCHVKSLSFCPEVDHPNVTVTENSLSQLVQQECFGEARKAQLLLLQQQANTADTPLSVHVTVGGPSSKYFISVFEPEKSYYSRMGRVMVAFEKNKSSWYCPCAKPRQSCIHKDTAKWHLFQMLPELFKNILSSE